From Pulveribacter suum, a single genomic window includes:
- a CDS encoding HDOD domain-containing protein, whose translation MDLPTLLAQPLALPSVPRVVALLMSALAAPEPDLRRVNQLFATDPALAARLLQEANRPAHGAHRQIAGVAEALALLDAGALRALVATSAVGTTSGSVPGMNLQQFWRYSVHTAKLARSLAGLVHHSPLAAYTAGLLHGLGELALHTADPRRMESINTLMRPLQVRRARLEQHLLGYSYAQVSAALAERWQLPEVVVDALRHHTLPLDNPSYEPLAGVLHLASWAARAREAGMGEREMAGSFPGEVGVVLGLDIDVVLQQDPIDWRVQPPDGEYV comes from the coding sequence ATGGACCTGCCCACCCTGCTCGCACAGCCGCTGGCGCTGCCCAGCGTGCCCCGCGTGGTGGCGCTCTTGATGAGCGCGCTGGCGGCGCCCGAGCCTGACCTGCGCCGCGTCAACCAGTTGTTTGCCACTGACCCGGCCCTGGCCGCGCGCCTGCTGCAAGAGGCCAACCGCCCCGCGCACGGCGCGCACCGGCAGATCGCCGGCGTGGCCGAGGCCCTGGCCCTGCTGGACGCCGGTGCGCTGCGGGCGCTGGTGGCCACCTCGGCCGTGGGCACCACCTCGGGTTCGGTGCCGGGCATGAATCTGCAGCAGTTCTGGCGCTACAGCGTGCACACGGCCAAGCTGGCGCGCTCGCTGGCCGGGCTGGTGCACCACAGCCCGCTGGCGGCCTACACGGCCGGGCTGCTGCACGGCCTGGGCGAGCTGGCGCTGCACACCGCTGACCCGCGGCGCATGGAATCCATCAACACCCTGATGCGTCCGCTGCAGGTGCGCCGCGCCCGGCTGGAGCAGCACCTGCTGGGCTACAGCTACGCCCAGGTCAGCGCCGCGCTGGCCGAACGCTGGCAGCTGCCCGAGGTGGTGGTGGACGCCCTGCGCCACCACACGCTGCCACTGGACAACCCCAGCTACGAGCCGCTGGCCGGCGTGCTGCACCTGGCCAGCTGGGCGGCGCGCGCGCGTGAGGCCGGCATGGGCGAGCGCGAGATGGCCGGCTCCTTCCCCGGCGAGGTGGGCGTGGTGCTGGGCCTGGACATCGACGTGGTGCTGCAGCAAGACCCCATCGACTGGCGGGTCCAGCCGCCGGACGGCGAATACGTGTGA
- a CDS encoding 7-cyano-7-deazaguanine/7-aminomethyl-7-deazaguanine transporter translates to MPYAPAAPARLPCSSPLTLLVALHVAIVIASNYLVQLPITLLGFHSTWGAFSFPFIFLATDLTVRLVGKAPARRVIGRAMLPALVASYIVGVLFHDGRFNGWGALQDFNTFVFRIAFASFAAYALGQLLDIQVFDRIRQKSRAWWLAPAAASVFGQALDTAAFFSIAFWRSTDAFMAAHWGEIAVVDYVIKLAVSLLLFVPAYGVVLAAIVRAMGRPPAPAPAA, encoded by the coding sequence ATGCCTTACGCCCCGGCAGCGCCCGCGCGCCTGCCTTGCTCCTCCCCCTTGACCCTGCTGGTGGCGCTGCACGTCGCCATCGTCATCGCCAGCAACTACCTGGTGCAGCTGCCCATCACGCTGCTGGGCTTTCACAGCACCTGGGGGGCGTTCAGCTTTCCCTTCATCTTCCTGGCCACCGACCTCACCGTGCGGCTGGTCGGCAAGGCACCGGCGCGCCGCGTGATCGGGCGGGCCATGCTGCCGGCGCTGGTGGCGTCCTACATCGTGGGCGTGCTGTTCCACGACGGGCGCTTCAATGGCTGGGGCGCCCTGCAGGACTTCAACACCTTCGTCTTTCGCATCGCGTTTGCCAGCTTCGCGGCTTACGCACTCGGGCAGCTGCTGGACATCCAGGTCTTCGACCGCATCCGCCAAAAGAGCCGCGCCTGGTGGCTGGCGCCGGCCGCGGCGTCCGTCTTCGGCCAGGCGCTGGACACGGCGGCGTTCTTCTCCATCGCCTTCTGGCGCAGCACCGATGCCTTCATGGCCGCGCACTGGGGCGAGATCGCCGTGGTGGACTACGTCATCAAGCTGGCCGTGAGCCTGCTACTGTTCGTGCCCGCGTACGGCGTGGTGCTGGCCGCCATCGTGCGCGCCATGGGCAGGCCGCCCGCACCGGCGCCCGCCGCATGA